The Vibrio gallaecicus genome contains a region encoding:
- a CDS encoding DUF805 domain-containing protein: protein MSMKELLFSFKGRIGRKVFWTWNVIYYVLIAGFATGISVLFPAYAYILLPVFLLFLLVPDLAITSKRWHDRGKSNLWLLLNIPLVLGRLATPAATQSVDGASPLQMVATTAALACGLWILVECGFMKGADGENQYGPEPK, encoded by the coding sequence ATGTCGATGAAAGAACTGTTGTTTTCTTTCAAGGGTAGAATTGGCCGTAAGGTCTTCTGGACTTGGAATGTTATTTATTATGTTTTAATTGCGGGCTTTGCAACCGGCATTTCTGTGTTATTCCCAGCATATGCTTATATATTGCTACCTGTTTTCTTATTGTTCCTACTTGTACCTGATTTAGCGATCACTTCAAAGAGGTGGCATGACAGAGGAAAATCCAACCTTTGGTTACTGCTTAATATTCCTTTGGTATTAGGACGCTTAGCAACACCAGCCGCTACACAGAGTGTTGACGGTGCATCACCATTACAAATGGTTGCGACTACCGCTGCTTTGGCTTGTGGGTTGTGGATTTTGGTGGAGTGTGGCTTTATGAAAGGTGCTGATGGAGAAAACCAATACGGACCTGAGCCTAAGTAG
- a CDS encoding DUF3135 domain-containing protein has product MGYPQLEQPLPSFDELVDLAQKDPDAFNQFKHDMCEDMICSASESMQDRLRAQQCHIDLVVSRCKNPDHTNVVLMQELCCQMGKFQDMLEGDVRIDSPQAVIIPFKPQPPHKKTFHDAD; this is encoded by the coding sequence ATGGGATACCCACAGCTAGAACAACCTCTCCCATCATTCGATGAACTTGTCGATCTTGCACAAAAGGATCCCGACGCTTTTAATCAATTTAAGCATGACATGTGCGAGGATATGATTTGCTCTGCATCAGAATCCATGCAAGACAGGCTTAGAGCGCAGCAATGCCACATCGATCTCGTCGTCAGCCGCTGTAAAAATCCGGACCACACCAATGTTGTGTTGATGCAGGAGCTTTGCTGCCAGATGGGTAAATTTCAAGACATGCTAGAAGGTGATGTACGAATTGATTCCCCACAAGCTGTGATTATTCCTTTTAAACCTCAGCCCCCTCATAAGAAAACATTCCATGACGCTGACTAA
- a CDS encoding helix-turn-helix transcriptional regulator encodes MKTSDKILQTIKRQGAVTAKQLSEAFGMTTMGARQHLQSLEDDGILAFHDVKVKVGRPTRHWSLTQKGHGQFSDRHGELTIQFIDAVEHLFGKEGLEKVTAEREAHTFKQYQEALSHCSDLPSKLQTLADLRENEGYMAELIDESDHYILIENHCPICKAAMRCPSLCQSELNIFKELLNGECEVTRSEHIIEGKRRCTYTLTPLL; translated from the coding sequence ATGAAAACGAGCGACAAAATCTTACAAACTATCAAGCGCCAAGGTGCCGTTACAGCTAAACAACTTTCTGAAGCGTTTGGCATGACGACGATGGGCGCAAGACAACACCTACAAAGTTTGGAAGATGACGGTATTCTCGCGTTTCATGATGTAAAAGTTAAAGTTGGGCGCCCTACTCGTCACTGGTCACTGACTCAGAAAGGTCATGGGCAATTTTCAGATCGTCACGGTGAATTAACCATTCAATTTATTGATGCTGTTGAACACTTATTTGGCAAAGAAGGACTGGAAAAAGTCACCGCTGAGCGTGAAGCTCATACTTTCAAACAGTACCAAGAAGCCCTATCTCATTGCTCAGACCTGCCAAGTAAATTACAAACACTTGCTGATTTACGAGAAAACGAAGGATATATGGCAGAGCTTATTGACGAAAGCGATCACTATATTTTAATTGAGAATCACTGCCCAATTTGTAAAGCAGCTATGCGTTGCCCAAGCCTATGCCAATCAGAGCTTAATATATTCAAAGAGTTATTGAATGGTGAATGTGAAGTTACTCGATCAGAACACATTATTGAAGGTAAACGCCGCTGCACTTATACCTTAACGCCTTTGCTCTAA